The proteins below are encoded in one region of Bacillota bacterium:
- a CDS encoding helix-turn-helix transcriptional regulator: MIDNGPPPIGRNITNIRKQKNMSLDELSKRSGVSKSMLSQIEQGKTNPTVITVWKIARSLDIPVSELIESNGDFPIEVIRKDDAPVIYSDDRSVKFRINSPVHMTDNLELYHITFKPQGKNKSNPHFPEAEEFFTVISGRFRITSGNYSVIVNEGDTARYRADQEHIIENITDFPAEAYLVVHFPK, translated from the coding sequence GTGATAGATAACGGTCCTCCGCCTATAGGCAGGAATATAACCAATATCAGGAAACAGAAGAATATGAGTTTGGACGAGCTTTCCAAGAGGTCGGGTGTTTCAAAATCCATGCTGTCGCAAATTGAACAGGGAAAGACAAACCCTACCGTTATAACAGTATGGAAAATAGCTCGTTCTTTAGATATACCTGTGTCGGAACTAATAGAAAGCAATGGTGATTTTCCCATAGAAGTAATTAGAAAGGATGATGCGCCTGTAATTTATTCCGATGACCGTTCTGTTAAATTCAGAATTAATTCACCTGTCCATATGACAGATAACCTTGAACTTTATCACATAACATTTAAACCCCAAGGAAAAAATAAATCTAACCCCCATTTTCCAGAAGCCGAAGAATTTTTTACTGTTATTTCCGGCAGGTTTAGAATAACATCAGGGAATTATTCTGTTATTGTTAATGAAGGTGATACTGCCCGTTACCGGGCTGACCAGGAACACATAATTGAAAATATTACCGATTTCCCGGCAGAGGCATATTTGGTAGTGCACTTTCCAAAGTAA